One Peribacillus simplex NBRC 15720 = DSM 1321 genomic region harbors:
- a CDS encoding helix-turn-helix domain-containing protein, whose product MEAMKGSSDRRTFERYQTNYLYIKSYKQKEISDITLRSLKTISSYINAYKKGGIDGLKMGHSPGSPHKLTDKQKQELVQVVTYQTHNDLGISTTYDWTLSLVSKYIELEWGESIHFVEFQDF is encoded by the coding sequence ATGGAAGCCATGAAGGGATCCAGTGACCGTCGGACGTTTGAACGTTATCAAACTAATTACCTTTATATAAAGAGCTACAAGCAAAAAGAAATCAGTGACATCACCCTGCGCAGTCTTAAAACCATCTCCTCTTACATCAATGCTTATAAAAAAGGCGGAATTGATGGTTTGAAAATGGGACACTCTCCTGGTTCACCACACAAGCTAACAGACAAACAGAAGCAAGAACTTGTTCAAGTAGTCACTTATCAAACCCACAATGATCTTGGAATTTCTACAACATACGATTGGACCCTTTCCTTAGTGTCGAAGTATATTGAACTGGAATGGGGGGAGAGTATACACTTCGTGGAGTTTCAAGACTTTTGA
- a CDS encoding amino acid permease — MSIFRKKSIEDLLKNAGSGGKGLKRELGAWDLTMLGIGAIIGTGIFVLTGTGAVNAGPALSLSFVIAGLACLFAALSYAEFAASVPVSGSTYTYAYATLGEFAAWIIGWDLILEYLLAVSAVSAGWSGYFQSFLSGFGINFPEKLTAAPGSVEGVTTYMNLPAFLIVMAITFLISIGTKQTTRINNIMVVIKVLVVLLFIVSSIYYVKPENWQPFMPFGIDGVFSTAALMFFAFIGFDAVASAAEETKNPGKNLPRGILGSLVVCVVLYMIVSLIMTGVVPYAQFSKALDHPISLVLQSAGQNWVAGIIDLGAFLGMTTVILVMLYGQTRIMFAMSRDGLMPKSLSKLHKKYKTPYAASWIFGVIAALLGAFIPLGELAELVNIGTLTAFTMISVAVIVLRKTRPDMKRAFYCPAVPLVPGLAIVFCVFLMIQLGSHTWIRFLIWMAIGVVIYFTYSRKHSNLNQQEK, encoded by the coding sequence ATGAGTATTTTTAGAAAGAAGTCCATTGAGGACTTGTTGAAAAACGCAGGTTCCGGCGGTAAGGGATTGAAACGGGAACTAGGTGCTTGGGATTTAACGATGTTAGGAATTGGAGCGATTATTGGGACAGGCATTTTTGTATTAACAGGTACTGGTGCAGTGAATGCTGGTCCTGCACTTTCATTATCGTTCGTCATTGCTGGTCTTGCCTGTTTATTCGCTGCACTTTCTTATGCAGAATTTGCAGCTTCCGTGCCGGTATCCGGTTCGACTTATACGTATGCTTATGCTACTCTAGGTGAATTCGCCGCTTGGATAATCGGTTGGGATCTAATCCTTGAGTACTTATTGGCTGTTAGTGCCGTATCGGCCGGGTGGTCGGGCTATTTCCAATCATTTTTAAGTGGATTCGGGATTAACTTTCCGGAGAAATTAACGGCAGCACCGGGTTCGGTCGAAGGTGTCACGACTTATATGAACTTGCCAGCCTTTTTGATAGTCATGGCGATTACCTTTTTGATTTCCATAGGTACGAAACAAACGACTAGAATCAATAATATAATGGTCGTTATTAAAGTGTTGGTTGTCCTGCTGTTCATTGTTTCTTCTATTTATTATGTAAAACCGGAAAACTGGCAGCCATTCATGCCATTTGGAATCGATGGGGTATTTTCAACTGCCGCATTAATGTTCTTTGCCTTCATCGGCTTTGATGCAGTTGCATCTGCTGCTGAAGAAACAAAAAATCCAGGAAAAAATTTACCACGTGGAATCCTCGGTTCACTGGTCGTTTGTGTTGTGCTTTATATGATCGTAAGTTTAATCATGACAGGTGTGGTACCGTATGCACAATTCAGCAAGGCTCTTGACCACCCGATTTCTTTGGTCTTGCAAAGCGCAGGACAAAATTGGGTTGCAGGGATCATCGATCTAGGTGCCTTCCTTGGGATGACAACGGTAATCTTGGTTATGTTGTATGGACAAACCCGAATCATGTTTGCGATGTCACGTGATGGGCTGATGCCAAAATCCTTATCAAAACTTCATAAAAAATATAAAACACCTTATGCGGCTTCATGGATATTTGGTGTGATAGCGGCTTTATTGGGAGCATTCATACCTCTTGGTGAATTGGCTGAGTTGGTCAACATTGGAACATTGACTGCGTTTACGATGATTTCTGTAGCGGTCATTGTTTTACGGAAAACAAGACCGGATATGAAACGTGCTTTTTATTGTCCGGCTGTACCGCTCGTTCCAGGCCTAGCAATCGTTTTCTGTGTATTCTTGATGATTCAGCTAGGGAGTCATACATGGATAAGGTTTTTGATCTGGATGGCTATCGGAGTCGTCATTTACTTCACTTATTCCCGTAAGCATTCCAATCTTAACCAGCAGGAAAAATAA
- a CDS encoding M15 family metallopeptidase gives MTVKLKTLLDRSEKNMGSGIHPVVKESALEMVKRAYQEGIFVQISAGYRSMEEQAKLYGQGRLGYIYDGKNYSDLSKPRVTNAMPGQSYHNYGLAIDYFIVSDDGKNAVWTVDAKWKRVAAIGKSLGFAWGGDWSSLKDYPHLDMTGGLTYSQLKAGTKPRLISKVNGTTPPATQVESDVIIKDTPAKDSGNQTIKSIQRTLNSRYNAKIDVDGYYIMFLIQKKL, from the coding sequence TTGACAGTTAAATTAAAAACTTTATTGGATCGTTCGGAAAAGAATATGGGCAGCGGAATTCATCCAGTCGTAAAAGAATCAGCATTGGAAATGGTTAAACGGGCATACCAAGAAGGCATTTTTGTCCAAATCAGCGCAGGTTATCGGTCTATGGAAGAGCAAGCAAAGTTATATGGTCAAGGTCGCCTAGGTTATATCTACGATGGTAAAAACTATAGTGATTTATCGAAACCGAGAGTGACCAACGCGATGCCAGGTCAATCTTACCATAACTATGGACTAGCCATTGATTATTTCATAGTCAGCGATGATGGAAAGAATGCCGTATGGACAGTTGATGCAAAATGGAAACGGGTAGCGGCTATTGGTAAATCCTTGGGCTTTGCATGGGGAGGGGATTGGTCAAGCTTAAAAGATTATCCGCACTTGGATATGACGGGCGGACTAACTTATTCTCAGTTAAAAGCGGGAACAAAGCCTAGACTGATATCAAAAGTGAATGGAACCACCCCACCAGCAACACAAGTCGAATCGGATGTGATTATAAAAGATACGCCTGCAAAGGACAGCGGCAATCAGACTATCAAGTCCATTCAAAGGACATTAAATAGCCGGTATAATGCAAAAATAGATGTTGATGGTTATTATATTATGTTCCTAATACAAAAAAAGCTTTGA
- a CDS encoding phosphodiester glycosidase family protein yields MKKIWKMPILPIASISLASVMIVNAIPETPVQAELNVHSQVQMKNHVLPLGTPNLHEKRTSMNPAPGVTYTKINRGEISSKDFYTVDVAFVETQKQAKKLLGNLKKDGFKNARIIKEPDRALDDRQKSPLGYIVRIGQYQVEADATEMRNKLSEKGYSGLRTVYTGEDGEKTTGPWVVNVLEVDQDRFQGHVVPELANDAVTGKETLTQMADRNDAIAGVNAGYFVVGEKDGTPGDLAGIFASNGHLVSEAINSRSALILSSVEEKANIASVSTSIQATSTDGAVREVDGLNRKPGLIRNCGGVGGDTTTERPKHDFTCKDESELIQYTSVFGEETESGDGVEVVVNHAGKVVEIRNHRGGVIPSSGFVLAGTGEAAEWLRDHAQQGMKIQVKSEITGDGKLIKLDQTTSMINGGPRLLENGEISINAVEEGFHWEEDPGFYYRFGERRNPRTLAGIKENGNLLFVTIDGRSPGWSVGANFEESAKVMKSLGAVDAINLDGGGSTTMTVGDDRVTRPSDAAGERPIADGILLVE; encoded by the coding sequence ATGAAAAAAATATGGAAAATGCCAATTTTGCCTATCGCCTCTATTAGTCTAGCATCTGTGATGATTGTAAATGCCATTCCAGAAACTCCAGTTCAAGCAGAATTGAATGTTCATTCACAAGTACAGATGAAAAATCATGTGCTTCCGCTGGGAACGCCTAATTTGCATGAGAAAAGAACTTCTATGAATCCAGCACCAGGAGTGACGTATACCAAAATCAATCGTGGTGAAATATCTTCTAAAGACTTTTACACAGTGGATGTGGCATTTGTAGAAACACAGAAGCAGGCAAAGAAATTGTTGGGAAATTTAAAGAAGGATGGTTTCAAAAATGCTCGTATCATAAAAGAACCGGATCGGGCCTTGGATGACAGGCAAAAAAGTCCACTTGGATACATTGTTCGCATCGGCCAATATCAGGTGGAAGCGGATGCAACCGAAATGAGAAACAAGTTATCGGAAAAGGGATATTCGGGTCTGCGAACTGTGTACACGGGTGAAGACGGAGAGAAAACAACAGGACCATGGGTAGTAAACGTCCTTGAAGTGGACCAAGATCGATTTCAAGGGCATGTGGTGCCTGAATTAGCAAATGATGCAGTGACAGGGAAAGAAACGTTGACCCAAATGGCAGACAGAAATGATGCCATTGCTGGAGTTAATGCTGGATACTTTGTTGTAGGAGAGAAGGATGGAACACCAGGCGATCTTGCCGGTATATTCGCCAGCAATGGTCACCTTGTCAGTGAAGCGATTAATAGCCGTTCAGCTCTGATTTTATCTTCTGTTGAAGAGAAGGCAAACATTGCTTCTGTTTCCACTTCAATTCAGGCTACTTCAACTGATGGTGCGGTTAGGGAAGTGGATGGATTAAATCGGAAGCCTGGATTAATCCGCAATTGTGGCGGTGTTGGAGGAGATACGACAACAGAACGGCCGAAACATGATTTTACTTGTAAGGATGAAAGTGAGCTTATCCAATATACGTCCGTATTTGGAGAAGAGACAGAATCGGGCGACGGTGTGGAAGTGGTAGTAAATCATGCCGGAAAAGTGGTGGAAATTCGTAACCATCGTGGAGGAGTCATTCCAAGCAGTGGTTTTGTTCTTGCGGGAACTGGGGAAGCAGCAGAGTGGCTTCGTGACCATGCCCAACAAGGGATGAAGATTCAGGTGAAGAGTGAAATCACTGGGGATGGAAAGCTAATAAAATTAGATCAAACCACCAGCATGATTAATGGTGGTCCACGATTATTGGAAAACGGAGAAATTTCCATTAATGCCGTAGAGGAAGGTTTTCACTGGGAAGAAGATCCTGGGTTCTATTATCGTTTTGGGGAACGTCGTAATCCTAGAACGCTTGCAGGAATCAAGGAGAATGGCAATCTATTATTCGTCACGATCGATGGACGCTCACCCGGATGGAGTGTGGGGGCTAATTTTGAAGAAAGTGCGAAAGTCATGAAGTCATTAGGAGCTGTCGATGCCATCAATCTTGACGGCGGAGGATCGACGACCATGACAGTTGGGGATGATCGAGTCACAAGACCATCTGATGCAGCAGGTGAACGCCCGATTGCCGATGGAATATTGTTAGTAGAATAA
- a CDS encoding alpha/beta fold hydrolase: protein MDLHFEINGTGHPVVLIHGGGADLRQWTFLASLLSKNYKVIAFDGRGAGKSPSPIKHANYVDDVLALMDYLELNQATIIGHSMGGQIATDFALNYPERVSKLVLIAPSLTGFPYSKEFEQYHNKILEIAPNIDKMLERALHSPTYQVVINSPHKDLTVQMLRHHFVRMLKWPADFCMTWPQPPAIERLGELNPETLFFIGKKDLADNFRVADCFRKVPNISFIEIENADHMLPLTHSEDLYQEFTAFMED, encoded by the coding sequence TTGGATTTACATTTCGAGATTAATGGCACGGGTCATCCTGTTGTTCTTATTCATGGTGGTGGGGCTGATTTGAGGCAATGGACTTTTTTAGCATCTCTTTTATCCAAGAATTACAAAGTTATTGCTTTTGATGGCCGTGGTGCCGGTAAATCACCATCCCCTATAAAACATGCAAACTATGTTGACGATGTACTGGCATTAATGGATTACCTAGAACTTAATCAGGCAACGATTATAGGCCATTCCATGGGCGGGCAGATTGCAACTGATTTCGCTCTTAATTACCCTGAAAGAGTATCGAAACTTGTATTAATTGCTCCTTCTTTGACTGGTTTTCCCTATTCAAAAGAGTTTGAACAATATCATAATAAAATATTGGAAATCGCCCCCAATATAGATAAGATGTTAGAGCGTGCCCTTCATTCACCAACATATCAAGTTGTTATTAATAGTCCGCACAAAGATCTCACTGTTCAAATGCTCAGGCATCATTTCGTGCGCATGCTTAAGTGGCCTGCTGATTTCTGCATGACATGGCCTCAGCCGCCAGCAATCGAACGATTAGGAGAATTGAACCCCGAAACTTTATTTTTTATCGGTAAAAAGGACTTGGCAGATAATTTTCGAGTTGCCGATTGTTTTCGTAAGGTTCCAAACATCAGTTTCATCGAAATAGAGAATGCCGATCATATGCTGCCCCTCACCCATTCTGAAGATTTATATCAAGAATTCACTGCTTTTATGGAGGATTGA
- the tatA gene encoding twin-arginine translocase TatA/TatE family subunit, with protein sequence MLSNIGFPGLILILILALIVFGPNKLPQIGRAVGTSLREFKDATKGITEEIQEEFKDDVQAARKESIK encoded by the coding sequence ATGCTTTCAAACATTGGTTTTCCAGGTTTAATTTTAATCCTTATTTTAGCTTTAATTGTTTTTGGACCGAACAAGCTACCTCAAATCGGACGGGCAGTCGGGACCTCGCTTAGGGAGTTTAAGGATGCAACGAAGGGAATAACAGAAGAAATACAAGAGGAATTCAAAGATGACGTACAAGCTGCAAGAAAAGAATCAATAAAATGA
- a CDS encoding MFS transporter — translation MAKINTTEVISNSKFNRFHFGLLAWCFIIILFDGYDLVVYGTVVPVLTEEWNLTSVEAGAMGSYGLFGMMFGAIFFGTLADRIGRKNVIAISLILFSLFTLLCGFANTPTMFSTFRFLAGLGLGGIMPNVIALLTDYAPKTMRSMVVSIVLCGYSFGGMLAPILGILLMPSLGWESIFWFAGIPLLFLPFMMKRLPEASTHLIRIGRKEELIRILSKVSPESKFDIKDEIVELKKTDTNMPILGLFKDSRALSTLMFWIAFFMCLLMVYGLNTWLPKLMIEAGYALNSSLGFLIVLQGGAIVGTLIIAKLCDRYGSKKMLVPMYALGAVSLTLLGMGGSSFVIYTLVAIAGACTIGAQNLVQAYVSQYYPPNMRSTALGVASGIGRIGGMLGPILGGFLLSISLPIQMNFLAFAIPGLIAAVALSFVPAKIAYYKHDHSEPTEEMVVESNKLNVL, via the coding sequence ATGGCTAAAATTAATACAACTGAGGTAATTAGCAACAGTAAGTTTAATCGCTTTCATTTTGGATTGCTGGCATGGTGTTTTATCATTATCCTTTTTGATGGATATGACCTCGTCGTTTACGGAACGGTAGTCCCGGTATTGACGGAGGAGTGGAACCTTACTTCCGTGGAAGCGGGGGCTATGGGCAGCTATGGACTATTTGGAATGATGTTCGGGGCCATCTTCTTTGGTACTTTAGCAGATCGGATTGGCAGGAAAAATGTAATTGCGATTTCACTGATTTTATTTAGTTTATTTACGCTATTATGTGGATTTGCGAACACACCTACCATGTTTTCGACTTTCCGATTTCTAGCGGGATTAGGGCTAGGGGGAATCATGCCGAACGTTATTGCCTTATTGACGGATTATGCACCGAAAACGATGCGGAGCATGGTCGTTTCAATCGTTTTGTGCGGTTACTCATTCGGAGGGATGCTTGCCCCGATACTGGGTATCTTGCTTATGCCTTCACTAGGCTGGGAATCAATATTTTGGTTTGCAGGAATACCACTGTTATTTTTACCCTTCATGATGAAGCGTTTACCAGAGGCTTCGACGCATTTGATCAGAATTGGCCGAAAAGAAGAATTGATCAGGATATTATCCAAGGTAAGTCCGGAGAGTAAATTTGACATCAAGGATGAAATTGTTGAATTGAAAAAAACAGATACGAATATGCCGATTCTTGGATTGTTTAAGGATTCCCGTGCTCTAAGCACACTGATGTTCTGGATCGCCTTTTTCATGTGCCTTTTGATGGTATATGGATTGAATACATGGCTACCAAAGTTAATGATCGAGGCAGGTTATGCGCTGAATTCAAGCTTAGGTTTCTTGATCGTTCTTCAAGGGGGCGCTATCGTAGGCACGCTTATAATCGCTAAACTTTGTGATCGTTACGGATCCAAGAAAATGCTTGTGCCTATGTATGCGCTTGGGGCAGTAAGTTTGACCCTATTGGGAATGGGAGGAAGCTCTTTTGTGATATACACATTGGTAGCGATTGCTGGAGCCTGCACCATTGGTGCCCAAAACCTTGTACAAGCCTATGTCTCCCAGTACTACCCACCAAATATGAGATCGACGGCATTAGGGGTCGCATCTGGAATCGGAAGGATAGGAGGTATGCTAGGACCCATACTCGGCGGATTCTTATTATCAATCTCGCTTCCAATCCAAATGAATTTCCTTGCCTTCGCCATTCCGGGTCTCATTGCCGCGGTTGCCTTATCATTCGTTCCAGCGAAAATAGCTTATTATAAACATGATCATTCAGAACCAACTGAAGAAATGGTGGTAGAATCTAATAAATTGAACGTCTTGTGA
- a CDS encoding MFS transporter: MHTIQVSEMMDEQKFNRFHLQILLCCIFIIICDGYDMFMLGAILPSLMAEWRISAVEAGLFSSYALFGMMIGALVFGPLADKFGRKKVILICTVIFSVFTFTSGFADDPTTFGIQRFLAGLGLGGVMPNLIAIITEYAPKKLRSTLVAIMFSGHALGGVVASMGAMYLIPNFGWRAVVWLGALPLIFMPILYKLLPESINYFMTKNKKSKLVNVLNQVNVGGQFTMNDSYVLQEQLKSEMKGFPVKQLFKNGRTLSALMFWIAFFMCLFVMYGLSTWLPKIMGGAGYELGSSLTFLVVLNLGAVFGAIVGGKLADRYGSKRILVTFLVFGFITLTMLSFKPSMIMLYILIAIAGGTTTGTQIVTNAYVSQYYPNEIRSTGVGWALGIGRIGGILAPAFCGALLDMKLSLQVNFLAFAIPCIIAAAAIWFIQDNFSNMTANRQEKKLI, translated from the coding sequence ATGCACACAATCCAAGTGTCTGAAATGATGGACGAACAAAAATTTAACCGCTTTCATTTGCAGATTTTATTATGTTGTATCTTTATCATCATCTGTGACGGGTATGATATGTTCATGCTTGGGGCAATCCTGCCATCTTTGATGGCGGAGTGGAGGATATCTGCTGTAGAGGCAGGGTTATTCAGCAGCTATGCTTTGTTTGGAATGATGATAGGAGCGTTGGTCTTTGGACCGCTGGCCGATAAATTCGGCAGAAAGAAAGTCATTTTGATTTGTACGGTCATTTTTTCCGTATTTACATTTACATCAGGTTTTGCCGATGATCCAACTACTTTTGGAATACAACGTTTTCTTGCAGGACTAGGCTTGGGAGGAGTCATGCCGAATCTAATTGCAATCATTACTGAATATGCCCCTAAAAAACTTAGAAGTACCCTGGTCGCTATCATGTTCAGCGGGCACGCTCTTGGGGGAGTTGTTGCTTCAATGGGAGCGATGTATCTGATTCCGAACTTTGGTTGGCGGGCAGTGGTTTGGCTTGGTGCACTCCCTTTAATCTTCATGCCCATATTATATAAATTGTTGCCCGAGTCAATAAATTATTTCATGACAAAAAACAAGAAAAGCAAATTGGTGAACGTTCTGAATCAAGTGAATGTAGGCGGGCAATTCACCATGAATGATTCTTATGTCCTTCAGGAGCAACTCAAAAGTGAAATGAAAGGGTTTCCAGTTAAACAGTTATTCAAAAATGGGAGGACTCTAAGCGCCCTTATGTTCTGGATTGCATTTTTCATGTGTTTGTTCGTAATGTATGGCCTGAGTACATGGCTTCCAAAAATCATGGGAGGGGCAGGATATGAATTAGGTTCAAGCCTGACATTCTTAGTCGTATTGAACCTTGGAGCAGTTTTTGGAGCGATCGTTGGAGGGAAGCTTGCAGACAGATATGGTTCCAAGAGGATTCTGGTTACTTTCTTGGTCTTTGGATTCATAACCCTTACAATGCTGAGCTTCAAGCCAAGCATGATCATGCTTTATATACTGATTGCCATAGCAGGGGGTACGACAACAGGTACACAAATCGTAACGAATGCATATGTATCCCAGTATTATCCGAATGAAATCCGTTCTACAGGTGTCGGCTGGGCATTAGGTATCGGCAGAATTGGCGGAATACTCGCTCCTGCTTTCTGTGGGGCCCTGCTTGATATGAAGTTATCATTGCAAGTCAATTTTTTAGCTTTTGCCATACCATGCATCATTGCAGCAGCGGCGATTTGGTTCATTCAGG
- a CDS encoding GNAT family N-acetyltransferase yields MVKIRKALLYEVEMIREQRVKAYEEHAQSIPEGHWDALKKAISSDADEQRDVELLVAELDGEVVGSVALFPAKSDAYKGLVDMLDYPEIRMLAVTPQARHKGVAEALIQECIRRTKVNGSQYIGLHTADFMKTAMRLYERMGFVRLPQFDFQPADDGIIVKAYRLSIE; encoded by the coding sequence ATGGTAAAAATTCGAAAGGCTTTATTATATGAAGTAGAAATGATTCGTGAACAGAGAGTGAAGGCCTACGAAGAACATGCTCAAAGCATTCCTGAAGGGCATTGGGATGCTCTGAAGAAAGCTATATCTTCAGATGCCGATGAACAGCGAGATGTTGAACTTCTAGTTGCTGAATTAGATGGAGAAGTGGTAGGTAGTGTTGCTTTGTTTCCTGCGAAATCAGATGCCTACAAAGGGCTGGTTGACATGTTAGATTATCCTGAGATAAGAATGCTTGCAGTCACACCACAGGCACGACACAAAGGTGTTGCTGAGGCATTAATCCAAGAATGTATTCGGCGAACAAAAGTAAACGGTTCACAGTACATCGGCTTACATACCGCAGATTTTATGAAAACTGCTATGCGATTGTATGAACGTATGGGCTTTGTACGATTGCCGCAATTCGACTTCCAACCTGCTGATGATGGTATCATCGTGAAGGCGTATCGACTATCTATCGAATGA
- a CDS encoding TetR/AcrR family transcriptional regulator, protein MPRTPEENDRIRQASKEKIRAAAMELFMKQGYYATSISDIAKKAGISKGLLYNYYKGKEELLAEMVEARIKEVVEVMEEAFTLNTPREQLEHIVNGAIDNILKKPEVHRFYLHLQTHPEADDELIKYSHLIIEENARQFEFQCKLFESMGEKEPRKRSLYFSSVLQGIMLMISTYQQGFSVEAIRNQIIREFCN, encoded by the coding sequence ATGCCACGTACACCCGAAGAGAATGACCGTATTCGCCAAGCATCCAAAGAAAAAATTCGCGCTGCAGCTATGGAGTTATTTATGAAACAAGGATATTACGCTACTTCTATAAGCGATATAGCCAAGAAGGCGGGTATTTCGAAAGGGTTACTCTATAACTATTACAAAGGAAAAGAAGAGCTGCTTGCTGAAATGGTCGAGGCTAGAATCAAGGAAGTGGTTGAAGTCATGGAAGAAGCGTTCACCTTAAATACACCTCGTGAACAGCTTGAACATATAGTCAATGGTGCCATTGATAATATCCTCAAAAAACCGGAAGTCCATCGGTTCTATCTACACCTGCAAACTCACCCAGAGGCTGATGACGAGTTGATAAAATACAGTCATCTCATAATTGAAGAAAATGCTAGACAATTTGAGTTTCAATGTAAACTGTTTGAAAGCATGGGGGAAAAAGAACCAAGGAAACGATCGTTATATTTTTCGTCTGTGCTACAAGGTATCATGTTAATGATTTCTACCTATCAACAGGGGTTTTCGGTAGAAGCAATAAGGAACCAGATTATAAGGGAGTTTTGTAACTAG
- a CDS encoding peptidoglycan-binding domain-containing protein, protein MGNQTKAASPNVREGAKVNITYILQAALYLEGQNPHGIDGIFGSGTEIAVKAFQRTK, encoded by the coding sequence ATGGGGAACCAAACAAAAGCGGCTTCACCTAATGTTAGGGAAGGGGCGAAAGTGAATATCACCTATATCCTTCAAGCTGCACTTTATTTGGAAGGGCAAAATCCACATGGCATAGATGGCATCTTTGGAAGCGGAACGGAAATAGCGGTGAAGGCCTTTCAAAGGACCAAGTGA
- a CDS encoding DUF3900 domain-containing protein: MDFTITYLSFYLIQVEGKGDQADKRFKHFQTLDTQEYEESPLKDFLDGELMKISKRKVDRHPKTEQIPTKIGSFIVEEGHALDSNPNYNVFNRVRYAKTKEEFQEENEQFTRSYIDTSAVRGGVFIIASAKLSKYLDEPFVFLLKCDFEPKVASISDERTLIRHVEMAITTKNMKSIQYPYMPEEGMVEEGELKIHQASHARYFEDFLKFVEYGESMPEIMKNQVIHMVHEHVSAQFEENSDELHKFEQDLEIWETSEKREIQERLETHQVVEATAQIVEHTPEAELRMKLGSTSIKGLLADFGDSIHLGKINGKYVLMIESDTIEFDKGVSPIEFHRPDDLMEIVEKISRKV; the protein is encoded by the coding sequence ATGGATTTTACGATTACCTATCTGTCTTTTTATCTAATCCAAGTCGAAGGAAAAGGCGATCAGGCTGATAAGCGTTTTAAACATTTCCAAACTCTCGATACCCAAGAATACGAGGAGAGTCCTCTAAAGGACTTTTTGGATGGGGAATTGATGAAGATTTCCAAACGAAAAGTGGACCGTCATCCAAAAACTGAACAAATACCGACGAAAATCGGTTCTTTTATTGTCGAAGAAGGACATGCACTTGATTCCAACCCTAATTACAATGTATTTAACCGTGTTCGATATGCTAAAACGAAAGAAGAATTCCAAGAGGAAAATGAACAATTCACGCGGTCCTATATTGATACAAGTGCCGTCCGTGGCGGTGTCTTCATAATCGCATCGGCTAAATTATCGAAATATCTTGATGAACCATTCGTTTTCTTATTAAAATGTGATTTCGAGCCGAAAGTTGCTTCCATTTCGGATGAACGGACCTTGATCAGGCACGTTGAAATGGCAATCACCACTAAAAATATGAAATCCATTCAATATCCATACATGCCCGAAGAAGGTATGGTCGAAGAAGGCGAACTGAAAATCCATCAGGCTTCACATGCCCGCTACTTCGAGGACTTCTTGAAATTCGTCGAATATGGTGAATCAATGCCGGAAATCATGAAAAACCAGGTCATCCACATGGTCCATGAACATGTATCCGCACAATTCGAAGAAAACAGTGACGAACTGCACAAATTTGAACAGGACCTGGAAATCTGGGAAACGAGTGAAAAGCGTGAAATCCAAGAACGTCTTGAAACCCATCAGGTCGTCGAAGCCACAGCCCAGATTGTCGAGCATACACCTGAAGCCGAGCTGCGAATGAAGCTTGGCAGTACATCAATCAAAGGACTGTTAGCCGATTTCGGCGACAGCATCCATTTAGGAAAGATTAATGGGAAGTATGTATTGATGATAGAATCGGATACGATAGAGTTCGATAAAGGCGTTTCGCCGATTGAATTTCACAGGCCGGATGATTTGATGGAGATTGTGGAGAAGATTAGTAGGAAGGTTTGA